From a single Corynebacterium kroppenstedtii DSM 44385 genomic region:
- a CDS encoding TetR/AcrR family transcriptional regulator translates to MPAAKTTTRRRRDRPSPRQRLLKAATRLFTTEGIRVIGIDRILREADVAKASLYSLFGSKDNLVIACLEQLDEQWRSSWHELADQREKPQDKILAFFDICISEEPGKNYRGSHFQNAASEYPRPENDGERGIRQAALEHRRWCRDTMAELLTKKYGYASRTIAEQIMVFLDGGLAGAKMSRDVVPLQIARELARQLLSAPPGNYVI, encoded by the coding sequence GTGCCAGCTGCAAAAACAACGACTCGTCGTCGCCGCGATCGGCCGAGCCCTCGTCAGCGATTGCTTAAAGCTGCCACCCGTCTATTCACTACCGAGGGAATCCGGGTTATCGGTATTGACCGTATTCTCCGAGAGGCCGACGTCGCTAAGGCCAGCTTATATTCTTTGTTCGGGTCCAAAGATAACTTAGTCATTGCCTGTTTAGAGCAGCTAGACGAACAATGGCGGTCGAGCTGGCATGAACTCGCCGATCAGCGCGAAAAACCGCAAGACAAGATTCTGGCGTTTTTCGATATCTGTATTAGCGAGGAGCCGGGGAAGAATTATCGGGGGTCCCATTTTCAGAATGCGGCGAGCGAATACCCGCGCCCGGAAAATGATGGGGAACGGGGAATTCGCCAAGCAGCATTGGAACACCGTCGGTGGTGCCGCGACACGATGGCGGAGCTGCTGACCAAGAAGTACGGCTACGCGTCCCGGACTATTGCGGAACAGATCATGGTTTTCTTGGATGGGGGCCTAGCAGGGGCGAAGATGAGCCGCGACGTCGTTCCGCTTCAAATTGCCCGGGAACTGGCACGGCAGCTGCTATCTGCACCACCCGGCAATTACGTCATTTAG
- a CDS encoding dipeptide ABC transporter ATP-binding protein, giving the protein MKAESTNKPKHSVGTQNSSDDASPLLQMRDVDIAFGGKKRPIPTVFGVNLDIYPGETVAIVGESGSGKSTTAHSIIGLLPGGGHVTGGTITFDGRDITHASPKELTALRGADIGLVPQDPMSNLNPVWKVGFQVKEALKANNVATGSAAHKRAVELLSEAGLPDADKRVNQYPHEYSGGMRQRALIAIGLAARPKLLIADEPTSALDVTVQRHILDHLDSLTHELGTAVMLITHDLGLAAERADRIVVMSQGRVVESGPAQEILQDPRHPYTQKLVGAAPSLRARRHDVIEQREKVAHEAEERALERTTGPHAAQDGDVEHIIEVHDLGKDFPIPGGPPWKKSMFTAAADVNFYIRRGTTTALVGESGSGKSTVAKMILGLLQPTRGSVTFNGRDVTALNRKQELAFRRRVQPIFQNPFGSIDPMYSVFNTIAEPLKIHNIGNRASREKKVRELLDRVAMPAAMMHRFPSELSGGQRQRVAIARALALDPDVVICDEAVSALDVLVQSQILNLLNELQAEMGLSYLFITHDLAVVKQIADDVLVMRQGRLVERGTTDELFDHPREEYTRSLIDSIPGGSIDLGGA; this is encoded by the coding sequence GGCGTCAACCTCGACATTTACCCGGGGGAGACTGTCGCGATCGTCGGTGAGTCTGGGTCGGGTAAATCCACGACGGCGCATTCGATCATCGGTTTGCTCCCTGGTGGGGGGCATGTCACTGGCGGCACCATCACTTTCGACGGTCGGGATATCACGCACGCGTCCCCTAAGGAGCTGACAGCGCTGCGCGGTGCGGACATCGGTTTAGTCCCGCAAGATCCCATGTCGAACTTGAACCCCGTGTGGAAAGTAGGTTTTCAAGTTAAGGAGGCTCTGAAGGCCAACAACGTCGCGACGGGGTCCGCTGCCCACAAGCGGGCTGTTGAGCTGCTTTCGGAGGCTGGACTACCCGACGCCGATAAGCGCGTGAACCAGTACCCGCACGAGTACTCGGGTGGCATGCGTCAGCGCGCGTTGATCGCGATCGGTTTGGCGGCGCGTCCGAAACTACTCATTGCCGACGAACCGACGTCGGCACTGGACGTCACCGTGCAGCGGCACATTTTGGATCACCTGGATTCGCTGACCCACGAACTGGGAACAGCCGTGATGCTGATTACGCACGACCTCGGTTTGGCGGCCGAGCGCGCGGACCGGATCGTCGTGATGAGCCAGGGGCGCGTCGTGGAATCGGGCCCTGCGCAGGAGATTCTTCAAGATCCTCGGCACCCCTACACGCAAAAGCTGGTGGGGGCGGCTCCGTCATTGCGGGCGCGGCGTCATGATGTCATCGAACAGCGTGAAAAAGTGGCCCACGAGGCCGAAGAGAGGGCCCTCGAGCGCACCACTGGACCGCACGCGGCGCAGGACGGCGACGTCGAGCACATTATCGAAGTCCACGACCTGGGGAAGGATTTTCCGATCCCGGGTGGCCCGCCGTGGAAGAAGAGCATGTTCACGGCTGCTGCGGATGTGAATTTCTACATCCGACGCGGGACCACAACGGCGCTGGTGGGGGAGTCTGGTTCAGGCAAGTCCACCGTGGCGAAGATGATCCTCGGTCTGCTGCAGCCGACGCGGGGTTCGGTCACGTTTAATGGGCGCGATGTCACCGCTTTGAACCGAAAGCAAGAGCTTGCCTTCCGACGCAGGGTGCAGCCTATTTTCCAGAATCCGTTTGGGTCGATCGATCCGATGTATTCGGTGTTCAACACGATCGCGGAACCGCTGAAGATTCACAACATTGGGAATCGAGCGAGCCGCGAAAAGAAGGTCCGCGAATTGTTGGACCGCGTGGCCATGCCGGCGGCGATGATGCACAGGTTCCCGTCGGAACTATCCGGCGGTCAGCGGCAGCGCGTTGCAATTGCGCGCGCATTAGCCCTGGATCCCGACGTCGTCATCTGCGATGAAGCGGTGTCTGCACTGGACGTGCTGGTGCAGTCCCAGATCCTGAACCTGTTGAATGAGCTGCAGGCGGAGATGGGGTTGAGCTATTTGTTCATCACCCATGATCTTGCGGTGGTCAAGCAGATTGCCGACGACGTGCTGGTGATGCGCCAGGGGCGTTTGGTGGAGCGCGGAACAACGGATGAGCTGTTCGACCATCCGCGTGAGGAATACACGCGTAGCCTGATTGATTCGATCCCGGGCGGGAGTATCGACCTGGGCGGTGCGTAG
- a CDS encoding ABC transporter ATP-binding protein, giving the protein MSSTPADANAPIARADAISKYYGKGDTRVTALDSVSVEFRTREFTAIMGPSGSGKSTLMHCMAGLDSVSEGSTFVGDTDLSTLNDKQLTRLRRDRIGFVFQSFNLVPTLTASENITLPMDIGGHRVDKEWFTHIVTSFGLTKRLDHRPSELSGGQQQRVACARALIGRPDIIFGDEPTGNLDSNSSTEVLTTLRSVVDDYNQTVVTVTHDPRAASYADRVIFLTDGHIVDELTDPTTEAILSTMATIDNPDNQAS; this is encoded by the coding sequence ATGTCCTCTACTCCAGCCGACGCCAACGCCCCGATTGCCCGGGCTGACGCCATTTCCAAGTACTACGGCAAAGGCGACACCCGCGTCACCGCGCTCGACTCCGTCTCCGTCGAATTCCGAACCAGGGAATTCACCGCCATCATGGGGCCCTCCGGATCAGGAAAATCCACCCTCATGCACTGCATGGCAGGGCTCGACTCCGTCAGCGAAGGCTCCACCTTCGTCGGCGACACCGACCTCTCCACCCTCAACGACAAACAACTCACCCGGCTCCGACGCGACCGCATCGGCTTCGTCTTCCAGTCCTTCAACCTGGTCCCCACGCTCACTGCCTCAGAGAACATCACGCTGCCCATGGACATCGGTGGCCACCGCGTCGACAAGGAATGGTTCACGCACATCGTCACCTCATTCGGCCTCACGAAGCGCCTTGATCACAGGCCCTCCGAACTCTCCGGGGGCCAGCAACAACGCGTCGCCTGCGCCCGCGCACTCATCGGCCGGCCCGACATCATCTTCGGCGACGAACCCACCGGCAACCTCGACTCCAACTCGTCCACCGAGGTCCTGACCACCCTCCGATCCGTCGTCGATGACTACAACCAAACCGTCGTCACCGTCACCCATGACCCCCGGGCAGCGTCCTACGCGGACCGAGTGATCTTCCTCACCGACGGCCACATTGTCGATGAACTCACCGACCCCACCACAGAAGCCATCCTCAGCACCATGGCCACCATCGACAACCCGGATAACCAGGCCTCATGA
- a CDS encoding class E sortase: MVRHSKETVTSPVSPGELAAQQSEQADTGDTHSSTSATQASADTAPSLDNATTSSGGSVSAGAGRRQTSTASKILGVSGELILTIGIAIMLFVIYEAYWTNIQSDHEQSQAKSQLDDKWANARNTLNADEGEAMGKLRIPTFGSDWNYAIIQGTSASDLSRGPGHYTRTQNPGDKGNFALAGHRVSRGAPFNDLGYLKTCDSIVIETRESWYVYRVLPIDEKGADRETALAHCTSPAVAKQATTGDYASVRGLYITTPSNISTIAPVPGKEDSTPESAGLSMITLTTCHPQFSNAERMVIHAVLDRVETKDGNKTPAELES, from the coding sequence ATGGTTCGCCATAGTAAGGAAACAGTCACGTCTCCGGTCTCGCCCGGCGAACTTGCCGCGCAGCAATCCGAACAGGCCGATACTGGTGATACACATTCCAGCACCAGCGCTACACAGGCCAGCGCCGACACTGCACCATCTCTGGATAACGCCACGACATCGTCAGGCGGATCGGTATCAGCCGGCGCCGGCCGGCGTCAGACCAGCACGGCGTCGAAAATTCTAGGTGTCAGCGGAGAACTCATCCTTACCATTGGCATCGCCATCATGCTGTTTGTGATCTACGAAGCCTACTGGACCAATATCCAATCCGACCACGAACAGTCACAGGCCAAAAGCCAGCTCGACGACAAATGGGCCAACGCGCGCAACACCCTCAATGCCGACGAGGGCGAAGCCATGGGAAAGCTGCGCATCCCTACATTCGGTTCGGACTGGAACTACGCGATTATCCAGGGGACGTCGGCCAGTGACCTTAGCCGCGGGCCCGGGCACTACACCCGAACTCAAAATCCCGGGGACAAGGGAAACTTCGCACTCGCCGGGCACCGTGTCAGCCGTGGCGCTCCATTTAATGACTTGGGGTACCTCAAAACCTGCGACTCAATCGTCATCGAAACCCGTGAATCCTGGTACGTGTATCGCGTTCTTCCCATCGACGAAAAAGGCGCCGACCGTGAAACTGCCCTGGCACACTGCACATCGCCGGCGGTAGCTAAACAGGCGACGACGGGCGATTATGCCTCCGTTCGTGGGCTCTACATTACGACTCCGAGCAATATCAGCACGATCGCCCCGGTGCCTGGGAAAGAGGACTCCACGCCGGAGTCCGCGGGGCTGTCCATGATCACGTTGACCACGTGCCATCCGCAGTTTTCCAATGCCGAGCGCATGGTGATTCACGCTGTGCTCGACCGCGTCGAAACGAAAGATGGCAACAAAACACCAGCCGAATTAGAAAGCTAA
- a CDS encoding universal stress protein, protein MVKQNVIVVAVDGSAASQTATRWAANTALKRKEPIRLVSTYSMPQFLYAEGMVPPQELYDDLEAEAMEKIDTARKIIADFDESIEVSYQVEEGNPIDMLLDISQDVTMIVMGSRGLGGFSGMVMGSVSAAVVSHAKCPVVVVREESDVSTATKYGPVVVGVDGTGVAEKAIEMAFAEASARKAPLRAVHTWIDMQVQASLAGLNAAQKQWEEIEEDQKRLLAERISGYKDKYPDVEVEQIITRDRPVRALADASEDAQLLVVGSHGRGGFRGMLLGSTSRALLQEAPCPLMVVRPESKV, encoded by the coding sequence ATGGTGAAGCAAAACGTTATTGTTGTTGCCGTTGATGGCTCTGCCGCCTCTCAGACGGCTACCCGGTGGGCTGCGAACACCGCACTGAAGCGGAAGGAGCCGATCCGCCTGGTCAGCACGTACTCTATGCCTCAGTTTTTATACGCGGAAGGCATGGTTCCTCCGCAGGAACTCTACGATGACCTCGAAGCAGAGGCCATGGAAAAAATTGATACCGCACGCAAGATCATTGCGGATTTCGACGAGTCCATCGAGGTCAGCTATCAGGTGGAAGAGGGCAACCCCATCGATATGCTGCTCGATATCTCCCAAGACGTCACCATGATTGTCATGGGGTCGCGTGGCCTGGGCGGTTTTTCGGGCATGGTCATGGGCTCCGTCTCAGCCGCCGTCGTCAGCCACGCGAAGTGCCCCGTCGTCGTTGTACGTGAAGAATCCGACGTATCGACGGCGACGAAGTACGGTCCCGTCGTCGTCGGAGTTGACGGTACGGGAGTTGCTGAGAAGGCTATCGAAATGGCATTTGCCGAGGCCAGTGCCCGTAAGGCCCCGTTACGTGCGGTTCACACGTGGATTGATATGCAGGTTCAGGCTTCCCTTGCCGGGTTGAATGCAGCCCAGAAGCAGTGGGAAGAGATTGAAGAAGACCAGAAGCGGCTGCTCGCTGAGCGGATCAGCGGTTATAAGGATAAGTACCCTGACGTGGAGGTCGAGCAGATTATTACTCGCGACCGCCCAGTCCGGGCACTTGCCGACGCTTCCGAGGATGCGCAATTGCTCGTCGTTGGTTCCCATGGTCGCGGTGGATTCCGCGGTATGTTGTTGGGATCGACGTCGCGCGCCCTGCTGCAAGAAGCTCCGTGCCCGCTGATGGTCGTCCGACCTGAAAGCAAGGTGTAG
- a CDS encoding ABC transporter permease codes for MNASATPNNQLRHHPMWTLSFRNLRAHKVRLALTVLAVILGTAFVSGSFIFTATLNKAFTEIVTTMYDGVDIAVKPGHATDFAHQRDTINNIPGVRATNEMTDMNVAVAHDDGTMIDTGGATAQILPNYPDDEQANTAWSITQGHAPTKSGEATLNSNAAKKNNISLGDHLIVATPTMRTDVTIVGFYTTSTNFGGWAGVAMNPDQFRELAGTSISSYNVAIQPGADKQKVMAAISRAVPGSTVQTGENASKEMTSSISNQLTFINYFLLAFGAIGLIVGTFIIANTFSMIVAQRIREFSLLRSLGASRGQITRSVLIEALIVGIVGSLIGIAAGFGLVHLLVSGLSKTGLDMPDSSIPLTWQSMAWPLVIGIIVTLVSAWAPAWRAGSTRPVESMNATTQSAPLLRRTLIGLIVLGGGAALAWWGSYADDFATRNRMIILGIGAVAIIVGTLAVSAALSLPLVSGIGRVLGLPWRSVGKLAATNSSKNPRRTATTAFALTLGLALVSSVGMIGASMKSTVSDLVDNELTAALVATPPGATTGSMFSLPGGVNKDIASVDGVTGVAPFYTLANATLRGDDKNRGYVIFTPDNPHGYIDLKMKEGSEDLSRGGTIIHASFAKKHNLHVGDTVDIDALTAASPGSAGVLISQGGAPADAHATSTVIGIMDSKLFPTALVSQQDIDKISPDKHTWRSLMTTIRTDHTVDDVTMQKRIKEKVKHYVIVQVQTRDEFKGQQAQLVNQLLSILYGLLALSVVIAIVGIINTLALSIVERRQEIGMLRAVGMVRGQVRRMITLESIQLSLYGAIIGVIIGLYIGWMFMNVMKTQGITQIVIPWEQIIAMLIASAFVGIIAAVWPGIRASRISPLDAIAD; via the coding sequence ATGAACGCATCCGCCACACCCAACAATCAGCTGCGCCACCATCCCATGTGGACGCTCTCCTTTCGTAACCTCCGCGCGCACAAGGTTCGGCTCGCGCTCACTGTCCTCGCCGTCATTCTCGGCACAGCGTTCGTCTCTGGATCGTTCATCTTCACCGCGACGCTAAACAAGGCGTTCACCGAGATCGTCACTACCATGTACGACGGCGTCGACATCGCCGTCAAACCTGGTCATGCCACTGATTTCGCCCACCAACGCGACACTATCAACAACATTCCCGGTGTCCGCGCCACCAATGAGATGACCGACATGAATGTCGCCGTCGCCCATGACGACGGCACCATGATCGATACTGGCGGAGCAACGGCACAAATCCTCCCCAATTACCCCGATGACGAGCAAGCCAATACCGCGTGGTCCATTACCCAAGGGCACGCACCGACCAAGTCGGGGGAAGCCACTCTTAACAGCAATGCGGCTAAGAAGAACAACATTTCCCTCGGCGATCACCTCATCGTCGCCACACCCACCATGCGTACCGACGTCACCATCGTCGGGTTCTATACGACGTCGACGAACTTCGGCGGGTGGGCCGGCGTCGCCATGAACCCCGACCAATTCCGCGAACTCGCCGGCACCAGCATCAGCTCCTACAACGTCGCCATCCAACCCGGCGCGGATAAACAGAAGGTCATGGCGGCCATCTCTCGCGCTGTCCCCGGCAGCACGGTTCAAACTGGCGAGAATGCGTCCAAAGAGATGACGTCAAGCATTTCCAACCAGTTGACCTTCATCAACTACTTCCTTCTGGCGTTCGGGGCGATCGGCCTCATTGTCGGCACGTTCATTATTGCGAACACGTTCTCCATGATCGTGGCGCAACGGATCCGTGAGTTCTCACTCCTGCGTTCGCTGGGTGCGTCGCGGGGACAGATCACGCGCTCTGTGCTCATCGAAGCTCTGATTGTCGGCATTGTCGGGTCACTTATTGGCATCGCTGCTGGATTCGGGCTCGTTCATCTCCTTGTGTCGGGGCTCAGCAAAACAGGACTTGACATGCCCGACTCCTCGATACCTCTCACGTGGCAGTCGATGGCGTGGCCACTGGTTATTGGCATCATTGTCACCCTGGTGAGCGCGTGGGCGCCTGCCTGGCGCGCGGGTTCCACGCGACCTGTCGAATCGATGAACGCCACGACGCAATCCGCGCCCTTGCTCCGGCGAACGCTCATCGGGCTCATCGTCCTTGGTGGGGGCGCGGCCCTCGCGTGGTGGGGAAGCTACGCCGACGACTTCGCGACACGGAACCGCATGATCATCCTCGGCATCGGGGCCGTAGCCATCATCGTCGGCACCCTCGCTGTTTCTGCCGCGCTTTCCCTTCCGCTTGTTAGTGGAATAGGGCGCGTTCTCGGACTGCCCTGGCGCTCCGTCGGTAAGCTCGCGGCGACCAACTCGTCGAAAAACCCCCGACGAACTGCGACTACCGCGTTCGCCCTCACCCTTGGGCTCGCCCTGGTGAGTTCCGTCGGCATGATCGGTGCCTCCATGAAAAGCACCGTGTCGGACCTTGTTGACAATGAACTCACCGCGGCCCTCGTCGCAACGCCACCTGGCGCGACGACGGGGAGCATGTTTTCTCTGCCCGGTGGTGTGAACAAGGACATCGCGTCCGTCGACGGGGTCACCGGAGTTGCCCCCTTCTACACACTGGCCAATGCCACGCTGCGGGGAGACGACAAGAACCGTGGATATGTGATCTTCACGCCCGACAATCCGCACGGTTACATCGATCTCAAGATGAAAGAGGGGAGCGAGGACCTTTCCCGCGGCGGAACTATTATTCACGCCAGCTTTGCTAAGAAACACAACCTCCATGTGGGCGACACCGTCGACATCGACGCACTCACAGCCGCTAGCCCGGGTTCCGCCGGCGTGCTTATATCGCAAGGGGGAGCGCCCGCCGACGCGCACGCTACCTCCACCGTCATCGGGATCATGGACAGCAAACTCTTCCCCACCGCGCTGGTGTCACAGCAGGATATCGACAAGATCAGTCCTGATAAACACACGTGGCGCAGTCTCATGACCACGATCCGCACCGATCACACCGTCGACGACGTCACCATGCAGAAAAGGATCAAAGAGAAGGTCAAGCATTACGTCATTGTCCAAGTGCAAACGCGGGACGAATTCAAAGGCCAACAAGCACAACTTGTTAACCAACTTTTGTCCATCCTCTATGGTTTGCTGGCCCTATCGGTGGTCATCGCGATTGTTGGGATTATCAACACGCTGGCGCTCAGCATTGTTGAGCGTCGGCAAGAAATCGGGATGCTTCGAGCCGTGGGCATGGTGCGCGGGCAAGTACGCCGCATGATCACACTCGAAAGCATCCAATTGTCCCTCTATGGTGCGATTATTGGGGTGATCATTGGGCTCTACATTGGGTGGATGTTCATGAACGTCATGAAAACGCAAGGCATTACGCAAATTGTCATTCCGTGGGAACAGATCATCGCCATGCTCATCGCATCCGCCTTCGTGGGCATCATCGCCGCGGTCTGGCCCGGTATCCGCGCCTCGCGCATTAGCCCACTCGACGCCATCGCCGATTAA
- a CDS encoding LLM class flavin-dependent oxidoreductase, translating into MVNPDNPSSDQVTAGHVPSDQPSDASTNDLRNIELGLLDLVPVSEGMTMSDALHATIRSAQAAERAGYDRFWLAEHHNSKSLASSATTIMIGQVGAATHSISVGAGGVMLPNHAPLHVAEEFGTLDALYPGRIELGLGRAPGTDPMTAQALRRGKSDVRDFEHDLAELRRYMGPMAHRVNAFPGLRSHVPFFMLGSSENGAMIAARAGLPFVFASHFAPFRLSTALKTYRNNFVAGAYGDTVDGDTVDGDTSDGGVGSSAARSSAVSGSSLSTPHVTVGINVMVAETEEKARHLFTTHEQSFYGIVTGTRGLFRPPKDVRDGNVMAWQQVDAALQVNAVGTPDQVRDKIARIVQATGAQGVIASIYAFDVEDRLRAIEMLGEALRS; encoded by the coding sequence ATGGTTAACCCAGATAATCCGTCATCAGACCAGGTGACGGCGGGCCACGTACCATCAGACCAGCCGTCCGATGCCAGCACCAACGACCTCCGCAATATCGAACTTGGTCTTCTTGACCTTGTCCCGGTGAGCGAGGGCATGACAATGTCGGACGCTCTCCACGCGACGATCCGTTCAGCCCAAGCGGCGGAACGTGCTGGCTACGACCGCTTTTGGCTCGCCGAGCACCACAACTCAAAGTCGTTGGCGTCGTCGGCAACCACGATCATGATTGGGCAAGTGGGGGCGGCTACGCACTCTATTTCGGTCGGCGCGGGCGGGGTGATGCTGCCTAATCACGCGCCTCTTCACGTTGCGGAAGAGTTTGGCACCTTAGACGCTCTCTACCCGGGCCGGATTGAATTAGGGTTGGGGCGTGCCCCAGGCACGGATCCGATGACGGCGCAGGCTTTGCGTCGGGGGAAGTCGGATGTACGGGATTTTGAGCACGATCTAGCCGAGCTGCGTCGTTACATGGGTCCGATGGCGCACCGCGTCAATGCCTTTCCGGGACTGCGCAGCCACGTGCCGTTCTTCATGCTGGGTTCGTCGGAAAATGGTGCGATGATCGCGGCTCGCGCGGGTCTCCCGTTCGTGTTTGCCAGCCATTTTGCTCCTTTCCGCTTGTCGACGGCACTCAAGACGTACCGCAATAACTTCGTTGCAGGAGCTTATGGCGATACTGTCGACGGCGATACTGTCGACGGCGATACCTCCGATGGTGGCGTCGGCAGTAGTGCTGCCAGGAGCAGTGCCGTGTCGGGTTCGTCGTTGAGCACGCCGCACGTCACTGTGGGCATCAATGTGATGGTGGCAGAGACCGAGGAGAAAGCTCGCCACCTGTTTACAACCCATGAGCAGAGCTTTTATGGGATTGTGACGGGAACGCGTGGGCTGTTTAGGCCGCCGAAGGACGTGCGGGACGGCAATGTGATGGCATGGCAGCAGGTGGATGCGGCTCTGCAGGTGAACGCCGTGGGAACACCTGATCAAGTGAGGGATAAGATTGCCCGCATTGTTCAGGCGACGGGGGCGCAGGGTGTTATTGCCTCTATTTACGCCTTTGACGTGGAGGATCGGCTGAGGGCGATTGAGATGCTGGGGGAGGCGTTGAGGTCCTGA
- a CDS encoding pseudouridine synthase — translation MVRALGIRDGLNPSHARVPAGAAPITADDFLEHLISSQRHRHPSDTAAARAERFTAGLVRDGRGRVLNPTDLLQPHDEMWFYRIPAYETPVPGHCTPVFSSPGILVVDKPPFLATMPRGRHITETATVRLRRATGNDNLVPAHRLDRPTSGLLLFTTHPRYRGPYQTLFARRQVRKTYQAIAPYHPVLAESTDRAEIEHVAIDSGTISLEDDGIHVHQRMEKTHGFIQARLEPGKPNAETVISSIRMLTDDDERALREGYHNWFGDPLCDTRYALYTMHPLSGKTHQLRMCLNSLGVPIVGDQVYPRILPEAIDAHQHVDEAWHQPLCLRSTQLSWTDPNLHRPITVTAPDLTHTLGLSG, via the coding sequence ATGGTTCGTGCTCTTGGAATTCGTGACGGGCTTAATCCTTCACATGCCCGTGTACCGGCAGGTGCAGCGCCGATTACGGCCGATGATTTCCTCGAGCACCTGATTTCCTCTCAGCGGCATCGCCACCCCTCCGACACCGCCGCTGCCCGCGCGGAACGGTTCACCGCCGGGCTCGTTCGCGATGGCCGGGGACGCGTCCTCAACCCCACTGACCTGCTTCAACCACATGACGAGATGTGGTTCTACCGCATACCTGCCTACGAAACCCCCGTTCCCGGGCATTGCACGCCGGTGTTTTCGTCACCGGGGATCCTCGTCGTCGATAAGCCACCATTTTTAGCGACGATGCCCAGGGGCCGGCACATCACGGAAACAGCCACCGTCCGTCTTCGACGGGCCACCGGCAATGACAACCTCGTTCCAGCCCATCGACTCGACCGCCCGACCTCTGGACTTCTACTGTTCACTACTCATCCTCGCTATCGCGGGCCATACCAAACGCTGTTCGCGCGTCGACAAGTCCGGAAAACATACCAGGCGATCGCCCCCTACCACCCTGTTCTCGCGGAAAGCACTGACCGCGCCGAGATAGAGCATGTCGCCATCGACTCCGGCACTATCAGCCTCGAGGACGACGGCATTCACGTCCACCAACGCATGGAAAAGACACACGGTTTTATCCAGGCGCGGCTGGAACCCGGAAAGCCCAATGCCGAGACCGTCATTTCGTCGATACGCATGTTGACGGACGACGATGAACGCGCACTTCGGGAGGGCTATCACAACTGGTTCGGGGATCCATTGTGTGACACTCGCTACGCCCTCTACACCATGCACCCGCTATCGGGGAAGACCCACCAGCTGCGAATGTGCCTTAATTCCCTGGGAGTGCCCATTGTGGGCGACCAGGTCTATCCGCGGATATTGCCCGAAGCTATCGACGCTCACCAGCATGTTGATGAAGCATGGCACCAGCCCCTATGCCTGCGATCCACGCAACTGAGCTGGACCGATCCCAACCTCCATCGGCCCATCACCGTGACGGCGCCAGATCTGACTCACACACTGGGGCTGAGTGGATAG